From a single Mesorhizobium shangrilense genomic region:
- a CDS encoding phytoene/squalene synthase family protein yields the protein MADNAKIVMEAVRAADHDRYLCALYAPEDKRDALLSLYAFNAEIAGVRDRIHEALPGEVRLQWWRDVIAAAGEAGAGNPVAEALNATIAASNLPKPAFENMLEARIFDLYDDPMPSRTDLEGYCGETAAALIQLAAMVLDPVEAPRFAELAGRAGCAQAMTGLLLLLPLHRKRGQCFVPADILAAVGSSPEEFVAGDGGPGAGGAVAAMIALAREHFSAFEQGASALPASLRPAFLPLALSRTYLAIMERPGHSPLAGVARLSALRRHWLLLRRASKGWPIR from the coding sequence ATGGCCGATAACGCCAAGATCGTCATGGAGGCGGTGCGCGCCGCCGACCACGACCGTTACCTCTGCGCGCTCTACGCGCCTGAAGACAAGCGCGACGCCCTGTTGTCGCTCTATGCGTTCAATGCCGAGATTGCCGGCGTCCGAGACCGCATCCACGAAGCCCTGCCGGGCGAGGTTCGCCTGCAATGGTGGCGCGATGTCATTGCCGCCGCCGGAGAGGCTGGCGCCGGCAATCCGGTCGCCGAAGCCTTGAACGCCACCATTGCTGCCTCCAACCTGCCGAAACCGGCCTTCGAGAACATGCTCGAAGCGCGTATCTTCGACCTCTACGACGACCCGATGCCGTCGCGCACCGATCTGGAAGGTTATTGCGGCGAGACGGCAGCGGCGCTCATCCAGCTTGCAGCCATGGTGCTCGATCCCGTCGAAGCACCACGGTTTGCGGAGCTGGCGGGAAGGGCCGGCTGCGCGCAAGCGATGACCGGCTTGCTGCTTCTCTTGCCGCTGCACCGCAAACGCGGCCAATGTTTCGTGCCGGCCGACATTCTGGCGGCGGTGGGGTCATCGCCGGAGGAATTTGTCGCTGGCGATGGCGGACCCGGCGCCGGTGGCGCGGTGGCCGCGATGATCGCACTGGCGCGGGAGCATTTTTCCGCCTTCGAACAGGGGGCATCGGCATTGCCGGCTTCGCTGCGTCCGGCGTTCCTCCCGCTTGCCCTTTCGCGGACCTATCTCGCGATAATGGAACGGCCGGGCCACTCGCCACTTGCCGGCGTCGCCCGGCTTTCGGCGTTGCGCCGACATTGGCTGCTGTTGCGTCGCGCGTCGAAGGGATGGCCCATACGTTGA